Part of the Amycolatopsis sp. 195334CR genome is shown below.
TCACCACGTTGGCGTAGGTGGTCGGCGAAGCGCCCTGGATGTCCAGCTCGGTGATCTGCACGTCGACCCCCAGCGCGGCGAAGCTGGACAGCGTGGTGCGGTAGTTCGACGGGTACGGCGAGCCGCTGTTGAGGTGGGACTGGAAGCCGACGCAGTCGATCGGCACGCCGCGGTTCTTGAAGTCCTGCACCATCTTGTAGACGGCCTGGGTCTTGGCGTGCGACCAGTCGTCGGTGTTGTAGTCGTTGTAGCAGAGCTTCGCACCGGGATCGGCCGCGCGCGCCGCCTTGAACGCGGCCTCGATCCAGTCGTTGCCGGTGCGCTGGAGGTTCGAGTTGCGGCGGGCGCCGCTGCTGCCGTCCTCGAAGGCCTCGTTCACCACGTCCCAGGCGACCACCTTGCCCTTGAAGTGGGTGGCGACCTGCGTGACGTGGTTGAGCATCGCCTGGCGCAGCGAGGAGCCCTCCATGCCCTGCATCCAGCCGGGCTGCTGCATGTGCCACGCCAGCGCGTGCCCGCGGACCTTCATGCCGCGGCTGAGCGCGTGGTTGACGATCTGGTCGGCCGAACCGTAGGAGAACTGCCCCTGGTTGGGTTCGGTGGCGTCCATCTTCATCTCGTTCTCGGGCGTGACGCTGTTGAACTCGCTGTTGAGGATCCCGGTGTAGGTGGAATCGCCGAGCTTGTGCGCCGCTACCGCGGTCCCGAAGTACCGGCCGCTCTCCGCGGCCGAGGCGCCCAGCGTGGTGCCTGCGCTCGCCACCGGGGGCAGCACCACGGCCAGCGCGCCGAGCAGGCCGGCCATCCCGGCCACCGCCGCGATCCGGGGCCCTCTTCGCCGAGGGGGCCTGCCGGCGTCGATGACAGCAGTTTCGGACATCACTTCCTCCAAGGGTTCCGAAAGTTTCGGTAAAAATCTTGAAGCTTTCGGAATGTTAGCTCAGACACACGTCCGACCAGGAAACGCAAACCCAGATGGAGCAAGGAAGGTCAAGCTCGAAATTTTCGATACCTGGACAACAAAAAGCCGGAGGGGTCAGTCGTGCAGGCGACTGACCCCTCCGGCGATCCGGTGAGCTGGACGACTCAGCCGGCAGCCGAGTTCAACGCGGCCAGGTAACCGAGCTTCTGCCCGTTCGCGGTCGGGTGGTACGACTCCTCGACCGGCCAGGTCAGGCTGTGCAGCCAGCGGTCGGCCGCGCAGATCTCGTGCCCGGTGAACACCCCGCGCACGTCGACGAAGGTGAAGCCGGCGCTCGAAGCCCGCGCGGAGGTGACCGAGGCGAGCGTGTCGGCACCGGAGTTGATCGCGGCCCGCTTGGTGTCGCTGAGGCCGACGTTGCAGGAGCCCGGCACCTTGTAGAAGCGCGGGTAGCCGAGCACGTACACCTTCGCGTTCGGCGCCTTCTGCTTGATCTTGGTGTAGACGCCGTTCAGCAGGCCCGGCAGCGTGCCGTTCACATAGGCCTTGGCCTCGGCAACCCGGTCGACGCAGGCCTGGTCGGAGCCGAGGGTGCAGTCGGTCATCACGTCGACGAACCCGGCGTCGTTGCCGCCGACCGAGACGGTGACGACGTTCGTGCCGGAGGTGACCTTGTCCAACTGGCTCAGCACGTCCGGCGTCCGCGCGCCGGAGCAGGCCAGGAAGTTCAGCGAAGCGCCGTTCGCACTGGCCCACAGCTTCGGATAGGCGTTCGCGCTGCGCTTGCAGGAACCCGAATCGCCGTAGCTGCCGGCGCCGAGCCCGGAGGAGTAGGAGTCGCCGAGCGCCGCGTAGCTGGTCGCGGCCGAGGCGGGAACGGTGAAGCCGAGCAGCGCGAGACCGGCGACGATGGCCACGGTCAGCGCTCTCAAAACGGGCAGGGTCGTTTTCTGGTCGGACGAGACCATCGTCACTCCTTCGTGAGCCCCCAACGTGAAAGAACAAGTACCACGTGGGAAAAACACGGGGAAGCACGCTTTTGTGACGTAACCCGAGTGGCCCAGCCCAAAAGTCGCGCGCCCGGTTTGCCCCGTTGTTAGCGATCGCTAACCTGCTGCTCTACGATGGGCTGATGCCAGCGCACCCGACCCCGCTCGTGCACGGCGAAAAGGCCAGCAGGCGCGAGCAGATCCTGGCCGCCGCCGCCGAGTTGTTCGCCAGGCACGGCTTCCACGGCGTGGGGATCGACGACATCGGCGCCGCCGTGGGCATCTCCGGCCCCGCGCTGTACCGCCACTTCCGCAGCAAGGACGCGATGCTCGGCGAGATGCTGGGCTCGATCAGCCGGTACCTGCTCGAGGGCGGCAAGGAGCTCGCCGAGCAGCGCACCGGGGCGCCCCTGCTCGACGCGCTGGTGAAGTTCCACGTGGACTTCGCGCTCACCCAGCCGGCGCTGATCACCGTCCAGGAGCGGAACCTGGCCAACCTCACCGACACCGACCGCAAACAGGTTCGCGCGCTCCAACGCCAGTACGTGGAACTGTGGGTGGCAGCGATCAGGGCAACCGTGCCCGAGGTCGGTGAAACCCACGCCCGGTCCTCGGCACACGCCGTGTTCGGCCTGATCAACTCGACCCCGCACAACCGCTATCTGGCTGACGAGGAACTGGCCGAGCTGCTCGAACGGCTGGCGCTGGGCGCACTCCGCGCCGCGCGGTGACAGACGCTCACCGGGGAGTGGTCCCCAATGCGGCCGTGCTGGTGTTTGATAGGCACGTGCAGCCCGACAGGAGCGACGACGAGCACCAGCGGCTCGTGGAAAAGGCGCAGCGCGCGCTGGTGGCGATGCGGTTCGGCGAGGACGCGGACGCGCTGGACCAGCTGGCGCCCGCGAGCGCCGGCATGCCCGAGACCCGGGAGCTGATGCTGCTGCTCTTCGGTGAGTGCAGCACGATGGTGGCCACCCTCGGGGACGGCGGTACCGCGCCGGTCAAGGTGCAGGTGTTCGACGAGGCCGGGGAAGAGGTCTCCATCGACCAGGCCGACCCGCCGGTCCGCACGGCCGTGCGGACCCTGCTCGCCGAGGTGCACGGGAACAGCGAAGCCGCGCAGGAGCAACTGGAGATCGCGCTGTCCAGCGCGGCCCCGGAGGAGGTCGACAGCCTGGTGCTGCAGGCACTGCGCTGGACGATCCGGCTGTCCACCGAGTGCCTTGACCGGGACCTCCCGGTCACCGACTGGATCTCCGACGCCCTGTCGGACTGACCACCCCCGTGCAGTGAATGTGGCTTTCACTGCATCAGGCGCAGTGAAAGCCACATTCACTGCACGGGCTAGGTCAGGAGCGGCTTGAGCAGCGCGGCGATCTGGGCGGTTTCGATCAGGAACGAGTCGTGCCCGTACGGGGAGTGGATCACCGCGGCCTCCCCCGCGCCCCGGATGCCCGCCGCCAGTTCCACCGACTGCGCGAGCGGGTAGAGCCGGTCGCTGTCCACCCCGGCGACCACCGTGCGCGCGGTGACCCGCGCGAGCGCCGCGGCGATGCCACCCCGGTCGCGTCCCACATCGTGCGAATTCATCGAGCGGGTCAGCACCACGTAGCTGCCCGCGTCGAAGCGCCGCACCAGCTTCACCGCGTGGTGGTCCAAATAGGACTCCACGGCGAACCGGCCGTCGCCCTGTCCGGTTCGTCCGAAACGTTGCGCCAGTTCGGGTTCGCTGCGGTAGGTCACGTGGGCGATCCGCCGGGCGATGCCGAGGCCGTGGTCGGGGCTCTCCCCGGTGCCGTAGTAGTCACCGCCGTGCCAGTGCGGATCGCCGGTGATCGCGTGCAGCTGCGGCGCGGCCCACGCGATCTGGTCCGCCGACGCGGCCGCCGGGGCGGCAAGCACCAGCAGCGCCGCCACCCGCGACGGGTGCCCCACCGCCCACTCCAGCGCCCGCATGCCGCCCATCGACCCGCCCAGCACCGCCGCCCACCTGACGATGCCCAGCTCGTCGGCCAGGAAGGTCTCGGCCAGCACCTGGTCGCGGATGGTCAGCGCCGGGAAGCGGCTGCCCAGCGCCCGCCCCGACGCGTCCACTGAGGACGGTCCGGTGGAACCCTGGCAGCCGCCCAGCACGTTCGGCGCCACCACGAAGAACTCGTCGGTGTCGAGCGGACGGCCCGGCCCCACCAGCGCGTCCCACCAGCCGGCGCTGGGGTGGCCGTCCTCGGCGGGACCGGCGACGTGGCTGTCCCCGGTGAGCGCGTGTTCGATCAGGACCGCGTTCGACGCGTCGGCGTTCAGCGTGCCCCAGGTCTCGTAGGCCAGCGAGAACCCGGGCAGTTCGGCACCGCCCTCCAGCCGGACCGCGTCGCGACGGGTGACCCAGCGACGACGGCCCGGCGGATCACCCGGGCGCCAGGCACCGGTCACAGAGCCGCCTTGGCCGCCCTGAACCCGGCTTCCAGATCGGCCTTCAGGTCCTCGATGCCCTCCAGCCCGACGGCCAGGCGCACCAGGCCGGGCGTCACCCCGGAAGCGAGCTGCTCCGCCGGCGAGAGCTGGCTGTGCGTGGTGCTCGCCGGGTGCACGATCAGGCTGCGCACGTCCCCGATGTTCACCAGCTGGCTGTGCAGTTCGGTCCCGTCGACGAACTTGCGGCCCGCCTCGACCCCGCCACGCAGGTCGAACGACAGCACCGCGCCCGCACCGCCGGGCAGGTACTTCTGGGCCGCCTGGTGGTGCGGTGACGACGGCAGGCTGGCGTAGTAGACCTTCTCCACCTCGTCCCGCGCCTCCAGCCACTCGGCGAGCGCCTTGGCGTTCGACACGTGCCGCTCGATGCGCAGCGAGAGCGTCTCGATCCCTTGCAGGATCAGGAAGCTGTTCAGCGGCGAGATCGCCGCGCCGGTGTCGCGCAGCAACTGCACGCGGGCCTTCGCGGCGTAGGCCCCCGGGCCGAGCGCCTCCCAGTACTTGAGGCCGTTGTAGCTCGGGTCCGGCTCGCTGAACCCGGGGAACTTCGCCGGGTCCGCGCCGAAGTCGAAGGTGCCGGCGTCGACCAGCAGGCCGGCGATCGTGGTGCCGTGGCCGCCGAGGTACTTGGTCGCCGAGTGGATCACCACGTCGGCGCCGTGCTCGATCGGGCGCAGCAGGTACGGCGTGGGAATGGTGTTGTCCACCACCAGCGGTACGCCCGCCTCGTGCGCGGCGTCCGCGACGGCCCGGATGTCGAGCACGTTGCTGCCCGGGTTCGCCAGCGTCTCGGCGAAGAACAGCTTGGTGTTCGGCCGGACCGCCGCCTTCCACTGCTCGATGTCGTCCTGGTCGTCGACGAAGGTGACTTCGATGCCGAGCTTGGGCAGCGTGTAGTGGAACAGGTTGTAGGTACCGCCGTAGAGCGACGGGCTGGAGACGAAGTGGTCGCCGGAGTTCGCCAGGTTCAGGATCGCCGCGTTGGTGGCCGCGGTGCCCGACGCGAAGGCCAGCGCCGCCACCCCGCCTTCGAGCGCGGCCACGCGCTGTTCGAGCACGTCCTGGGTGGGGTTGTTGATCCGGGTGTAGATGTTGCCCGGCTCGGCGAGGCTGAACAGGTCGGCGCCGTGCTGGCTGTCGCGGAAGACGTACGACGTGGTCTGGTAGATCGGCGTGGCCCGCGCCCCGGTGGCCGGATCGGGGGCGGCGCCGGAGTGGATCTGCTTGGTTTCGAAGGACCAGCCGTCGGTCATCGTCGGGACTCCTCGCGGCAGAAGGGGATTTGCCCCGAAGCTAGCCACCGGGTCCGGTCGACCCAACCGCCTCTCACGACGTGGGAGCCGGGTACACCTTCGGGCGTAGGCCGCGAAGCCGCTCTGGACACGACGACGAGACGCCGGTACGCGGTGATCCTGGAGCACATGACCAGGTTGCGTCCCAACACCCGCAAGTGGCTGCTGTTCACCCACGTCGTGGCGTCCATCGGCTGGATCGGCGTGGAACTCTCGATCGTCGCGCTCGGCGCGGTCGGCCTGCTCACCGACGACACCGCGGTGGCGGGCGGGGTGCAGTTGAGCGCCGGCACGCTCGGCGAGATCTTCTACCTGCCCGCCAGCCTCCTCACGCTGGTTTCCGGCATCGCGCTGAGCCTCGGCACGAAGTGGGGGCTGGTGCGGTACTGGTGGGTGGCGGTGAAGATCGCGATCACCCTCGCGCTGACCATCGGCGGCAACCTGGCCGTGGTCCCGAAGTTCGCCGAGGCCGCCGACCTGGCCGCCCGCGGCGAGCCGATCGGCGACACCGCGGTGATGCTGGTGACCGCGATGAGCGCCGGGCTGACGTTGCTGCTGATCGCCACCCTGCTGTCGTTCTTCAAACCCGGCGGGAAGATCAGGCCCGCCGCCACACCGGTGCCACCGGCGAGGACGCGCGTGAGCGCCTGACCGGGGCGGCGAGTTGCGGCGGCCGTCGGCCAGCCCGGAGGATTCCCCCATGGCGTCCGTGCGCACGGTGGTCGATCGGGTGGGACCCACGTTGCTGCACGCCCTGATGCTCCCCGACGACCCGCCCGCCGTCGCGGACGTGGTGATCGCGGAGCCGGGGACGCCCGGCCACCTCGCCGCGGGCGACCTGGTGCTCGCGGTGGCGGTGACCAATCCGGCCGACGCGGTCACCCTGGTCCGGTGCAGTGCGGAGAAGGGCGCGGCGGCGGTCCTGTTCAAACCGCCGCTGGCGGCCAAGCCCTCGGTCAAGCGGGCCGCCAAGGCCGCTGACATCGCGTTGATCGAGGTCAGCGCGGCCACCTCGTGGGCGCAGCTGGTGTGGCTGCTGCGGACCGTGCTCGACGCGCTGACCGACGAGGCCGAGGCCCCGGAGAACGGCGGCGACCCCGGCGGCGGTGACCTCTTCCGCCTGGCCGACGCGGTGGCGGCGGTGGTCGACGCGCCGGTCACCATCGAGGACACCAACTCCCGTGTGCTCGCCTACTCCGCCCGCCAGGACATCACCGACCCCGCGCGCGTGTCGACCATCATGGGCCGCCGCATCCCGGACGACGTGCTGGCGCGGTTCCGGTCCCGCGGTGTGTTCCGCGAACTGTCCCGCGGCCGCCAGACGATCTTCGTGCCCGAGCAGCGCGACGGCACGCTGCCACGGCTGATCGTGCCCATCCGGATGGGTGGTGAGCTGCTCGGCTCGATGTGGGCGGTGGTGCGCGGGCCGGTGTCCGACGAGCGGGCCGCGGCCTTCGCCGACGCGGCCCCGGTGGTCGCGCTGCACCTGCTGCGGCGTCGCGCGCACGCCGACGCGCAGCGCCGGGCCAGCGCCGAACTGCTGCGCGCGGTCCTCCAGGGCAAGGCGAGCCCGCGCAAGGCGGTCGCCGAACTGGACCTGGCCGAGGTGCCGCACCGGGTGGTGGTGATCGACACCCCGGAGGACGGCTCCCGCAACGCCGAGGGCAGCAGGCTGGCGCTGCTGGAACGCATCTCCAGCGGCATCGGGTGGCGGCCGGTGGCCACCGAACTGGCCGGCCTGCTCTACGCGGTCGTCCCGGACGGCGACGCCTGGGCCGAACTGCGCGAGGTCCTCGCCCAGGCCAAGACCAAGCGCGGCGCGCCACGGGTGGCCGCGGGCGGGGCGGGCGAGGTCGCCGACCTGGCGCGGTCCCGCGCGGAGGCCGAGGAAGCCTTCGGCCTGCTGCGCGCCGGGCTGGTGCCGGGCCGGGTGGTCAGCTTCGACGAGGCGTGGACCGCGCTCGCCCTGCACCGCGCGGCGACCGCCGCCGGAGCCGCGAAGGTGGCCGAACTCGGGCCCCTGCAAGCGATCCGCGCCTACGACGACGCCCACCGCACGGACTACACCGACACCCTCTACGAATGGCTGCGCCACCCCGGCGATCCGCGCGCGGCCGCCCGGTCGCTGCGGATCCACCCCAACACCCTGCGGTACCGCATGCGGAAACTGGGCGAGCTGGTGCCGATCGACCTCGACGACCCGGACGTGCGCCTCGCGCTGCTCACTCAGCTCGTCGCGTTGCGCTGGGCCTGATAGCTGAGGTCGACCGCGCGCAGCGACGACGGCCGGAGGCGCAGCCAGCGGCAGCGCGCGTCCTCGTACAGGTAGGCGCGGAACCGCTCGTCCCACCGGGATTCGTCGTCACCGAGGTAGCGGCTCAGCTTCCGCCTGCCACGCGGGACGTCGAACGGCAGCAGCTCCGCCTCGCCGCGCGCGACCACCTGACGCACCAGTCCG
Proteins encoded:
- a CDS encoding CdaR family transcriptional regulator, whose product is MASVRTVVDRVGPTLLHALMLPDDPPAVADVVIAEPGTPGHLAAGDLVLAVAVTNPADAVTLVRCSAEKGAAAVLFKPPLAAKPSVKRAAKAADIALIEVSAATSWAQLVWLLRTVLDALTDEAEAPENGGDPGGGDLFRLADAVAAVVDAPVTIEDTNSRVLAYSARQDITDPARVSTIMGRRIPDDVLARFRSRGVFRELSRGRQTIFVPEQRDGTLPRLIVPIRMGGELLGSMWAVVRGPVSDERAAAFADAAPVVALHLLRRRAHADAQRRASAELLRAVLQGKASPRKAVAELDLAEVPHRVVVIDTPEDGSRNAEGSRLALLERISSGIGWRPVATELAGLLYAVVPDGDAWAELREVLAQAKTKRGAPRVAAGGAGEVADLARSRAEAEEAFGLLRAGLVPGRVVSFDEAWTALALHRAATAAGAAKVAELGPLQAIRAYDDAHRTDYTDTLYEWLRHPGDPRAAARSLRIHPNTLRYRMRKLGELVPIDLDDPDVRLALLTQLVALRWA
- a CDS encoding bifunctional o-acetylhomoserine/o-acetylserine sulfhydrylase, coding for MTDGWSFETKQIHSGAAPDPATGARATPIYQTTSYVFRDSQHGADLFSLAEPGNIYTRINNPTQDVLEQRVAALEGGVAALAFASGTAATNAAILNLANSGDHFVSSPSLYGGTYNLFHYTLPKLGIEVTFVDDQDDIEQWKAAVRPNTKLFFAETLANPGSNVLDIRAVADAAHEAGVPLVVDNTIPTPYLLRPIEHGADVVIHSATKYLGGHGTTIAGLLVDAGTFDFGADPAKFPGFSEPDPSYNGLKYWEALGPGAYAAKARVQLLRDTGAAISPLNSFLILQGIETLSLRIERHVSNAKALAEWLEARDEVEKVYYASLPSSPHHQAAQKYLPGGAGAVLSFDLRGGVEAGRKFVDGTELHSQLVNIGDVRSLIVHPASTTHSQLSPAEQLASGVTPGLVRLAVGLEGIEDLKADLEAGFRAAKAAL
- a CDS encoding TetR/AcrR family transcriptional regulator — protein: MPAHPTPLVHGEKASRREQILAAAAELFARHGFHGVGIDDIGAAVGISGPALYRHFRSKDAMLGEMLGSISRYLLEGGKELAEQRTGAPLLDALVKFHVDFALTQPALITVQERNLANLTDTDRKQVRALQRQYVELWVAAIRATVPEVGETHARSSAHAVFGLINSTPHNRYLADEELAELLERLALGALRAAR
- a CDS encoding SGNH/GDSL hydrolase family protein, with translation MVSSDQKTTLPVLRALTVAIVAGLALLGFTVPASAATSYAALGDSYSSGLGAGSYGDSGSCKRSANAYPKLWASANGASLNFLACSGARTPDVLSQLDKVTSGTNVVTVSVGGNDAGFVDVMTDCTLGSDQACVDRVAEAKAYVNGTLPGLLNGVYTKIKQKAPNAKVYVLGYPRFYKVPGSCNVGLSDTKRAAINSGADTLASVTSARASSAGFTFVDVRGVFTGHEICAADRWLHSLTWPVEESYHPTANGQKLGYLAALNSAAG
- a CDS encoding homoserine O-acetyltransferase, with translation MTGAWRPGDPPGRRRWVTRRDAVRLEGGAELPGFSLAYETWGTLNADASNAVLIEHALTGDSHVAGPAEDGHPSAGWWDALVGPGRPLDTDEFFVVAPNVLGGCQGSTGPSSVDASGRALGSRFPALTIRDQVLAETFLADELGIVRWAAVLGGSMGGMRALEWAVGHPSRVAALLVLAAPAAASADQIAWAAPQLHAITGDPHWHGGDYYGTGESPDHGLGIARRIAHVTYRSEPELAQRFGRTGQGDGRFAVESYLDHHAVKLVRRFDAGSYVVLTRSMNSHDVGRDRGGIAAALARVTARTVVAGVDSDRLYPLAQSVELAAGIRGAGEAAVIHSPYGHDSFLIETAQIAALLKPLLT
- a CDS encoding pyridoxamine 5'-phosphate oxidase family protein — protein: MSPFDVDAFLARPLTARVAAAGPSVRPTWYLWEDGAFWILTGPWSRLPSLVERDPALALVVDVCELDTGLVRQVVARGEAELLPFDVPRGRRKLSRYLGDDESRWDERFRAYLYEDARCRWLRLRPSSLRAVDLSYQAQRNATS